From the genome of Streptococcus lutetiensis, one region includes:
- a CDS encoding trimeric intracellular cation channel family protein has product MTMNVWDLLSIIGSIAFALSGAIVAMEEDFDILGIFILGFVTAFGGGAIRNLLIGLPISALWSQSQCFYFALAAMLFIMVFPNIITHKGWRKAEVLTDAIGLAAFSVQGAMYAVKLHQPLSAVIVAAVLTGAGGGIVRDILAGRKPSVLRSEVYAGWAILAALAIYFKIVHNDPGYYVLVLILTILRMIGYWRQWHLPKIKRKVTKND; this is encoded by the coding sequence ATGACGATGAATGTTTGGGATTTATTAAGTATCATTGGTTCTATCGCCTTTGCTTTATCTGGAGCAATCGTCGCGATGGAAGAAGATTTTGACATACTTGGGATTTTTATCCTAGGTTTTGTGACTGCCTTTGGTGGTGGAGCTATTCGTAATCTTTTGATTGGTTTGCCGATTAGCGCCCTCTGGTCTCAGAGTCAGTGTTTTTATTTTGCCTTGGCAGCCATGTTATTTATCATGGTATTTCCAAATATCATTACTCACAAAGGTTGGCGAAAAGCAGAAGTCTTGACGGATGCTATTGGTCTTGCAGCTTTTAGTGTTCAAGGAGCTATGTATGCTGTTAAACTTCATCAACCTTTAAGTGCGGTGATTGTTGCCGCTGTTTTGACTGGTGCAGGTGGTGGTATTGTCCGAGATATCTTAGCTGGTCGAAAACCAAGTGTGCTTAGAAGTGAAGTTTACGCTGGTTGGGCAATTTTAGCGGCGCTTGCGATTTATTTTAAAATCGTTCATAACGATCCAGGCTATTATGTATTAGTTTTAATTCTGACAATCTTACGTATGATAGGCTACTGGCGTCAGTGGCATTTGCCAAAAATTAAACGGAAGGTCACTAAAAATGATTAA
- a CDS encoding TetR/AcrR family transcriptional regulator, with protein sequence MTEKIISKKSLQNLKVSNKESRKLTREALETALLLLLEKKTLSQITISELVAKAGVSRNAFYRNYKSKEAILESILTQIVRRIFRGLKAFDLKNQLSQAWLFILNEAKKEAQVLGFIFEQHLEKLLTSIVSKRLKAYQRFNKKHDSHYTNSFWSNAIISVLSNWVADDMRIPAEEVAAIGLPLFL encoded by the coding sequence ATGACGGAAAAGATAATTTCAAAAAAGTCCTTACAAAATTTAAAAGTTTCTAATAAAGAATCACGAAAATTGACACGTGAAGCGCTAGAAACTGCACTTTTGCTCCTTCTTGAAAAGAAAACCTTGAGCCAAATTACGATTTCAGAACTCGTTGCTAAAGCTGGTGTCTCACGCAACGCTTTCTACCGTAATTATAAGTCTAAAGAAGCTATTTTAGAGTCTATTCTAACCCAAATCGTTCGTCGTATTTTTCGTGGTCTCAAAGCATTTGATTTGAAAAATCAGCTCTCCCAAGCATGGCTTTTCATTCTGAATGAAGCCAAAAAAGAGGCACAAGTTCTTGGCTTCATTTTTGAACAACACCTAGAAAAACTCTTGACGAGCATCGTCTCTAAACGATTAAAAGCTTACCAAAGGTTCAATAAAAAACATGATTCACACTACACGAATTCTTTCTGGAGTAACGCCATTATCTCAGTTCTTTCAAACTGGGTAGCTGATGACATGCGTATCCCTGCTGAGGAAGTAGCTGCAATCGGCTTGCCACTTTTCTTATAA
- the glyQ gene encoding glycine--tRNA ligase subunit alpha, with the protein MSKKLTFQEIILTLQQFWNDQGCMLMQAYDNEKGAGTMSPYTFLRAIGPEPWNAAYVEPSRRPADGRYGENPNRLYQHHQFQVVMKPSPSNIQELYLESLERLGINTLEHDIRFVEDNWENPSTGSAGLGWEVWLDGMEITQFTYFQQVGGLQTGPVTSEVTYGLERLASYIQEVDSVYDIEWAPGVKYGEIFLQPEFEHSKYSFEISNQDMLLENFEKFETEAKRCLEENLVHPAYDYVLKCSHTFNLLDARGAVSVTERAGYIARIRNLARVVAKTFVAERKRLGYPLLDEATREKLLKEDAE; encoded by the coding sequence ATGTCTAAAAAATTGACTTTTCAAGAAATTATTTTGACTTTGCAACAATTTTGGAACGACCAAGGTTGTATGTTAATGCAAGCTTACGATAATGAAAAAGGTGCTGGTACAATGAGCCCTTACACATTCCTTCGTGCCATCGGTCCAGAACCATGGAATGCAGCTTATGTAGAACCATCACGTCGTCCTGCAGATGGTCGTTACGGTGAAAACCCTAACCGTCTTTATCAACACCACCAATTCCAAGTTGTTATGAAACCATCTCCATCTAACATTCAAGAACTTTACCTTGAATCATTGGAACGTTTGGGAATCAACACTTTGGAACACGACATCCGTTTCGTTGAAGATAACTGGGAAAATCCATCAACTGGTTCAGCTGGTCTTGGATGGGAAGTTTGGCTTGACGGTATGGAAATCACTCAATTTACTTACTTCCAACAAGTTGGTGGTTTGCAAACTGGTCCTGTAACTTCAGAAGTTACTTATGGTCTTGAACGTTTGGCATCATATATCCAAGAAGTAGATTCAGTTTATGATATCGAATGGGCTCCAGGTGTTAAATATGGTGAAATCTTCCTTCAACCAGAATTTGAACACTCAAAATACTCATTTGAAATTTCTAACCAAGACATGCTTCTTGAAAACTTTGAAAAATTTGAAACAGAAGCTAAACGTTGCTTGGAAGAAAACTTAGTTCACCCAGCTTACGATTACGTTTTGAAATGTTCACACACATTCAACTTGCTTGATGCGCGTGGAGCTGTTTCTGTAACAGAACGTGCTGGTTACATCGCTCGTATCCGTAACTTGGCTCGTGTCGTTGCTAAAACATTTGTTGCGGAACGTAAACGTCTTGGTTACCCATTGCTTGATGAAGCAACACGTGAAAAACTTTTGAAGGAGGATGCTGAATAA
- a CDS encoding CopY/TcrY family copper transport repressor — MSISKSEWEIIRVIWTKDAATSGQILDVLGEKNSWTASTVKTLLKRLVDKGYLTRKRSGKAFLYSSLLSEQEAMNQQADDLFDKFCQRKHKTILEHLLKETPMRLSDIADLQALLSSKEKEALDEVPCNCIPGQCRCKEHLGL; from the coding sequence ATGTCAATTTCAAAATCAGAATGGGAGATCATACGCGTGATTTGGACTAAAGATGCGGCGACGAGTGGTCAGATTCTTGATGTTCTAGGTGAAAAAAATAGCTGGACAGCCTCAACGGTTAAGACTTTGTTGAAACGTTTAGTTGATAAAGGTTACTTGACAAGAAAGAGGTCTGGCAAAGCTTTTCTCTATTCAAGTCTCTTGTCTGAGCAAGAAGCTATGAACCAGCAGGCTGATGACTTATTTGATAAATTTTGTCAGCGTAAGCACAAGACTATTCTTGAACATCTGTTGAAAGAAACGCCAATGAGACTTTCTGACATTGCTGATTTACAAGCTCTGCTATCATCCAAAGAAAAAGAAGCTTTGGATGAAGTACCGTGTAATTGTATTCCTGGACAATGTCGTTGTAAAGAACACCTTGGTCTTTAA
- the nagA gene encoding N-acetylglucosamine-6-phosphate deacetylase, producing MTKYIKADEFYYPYHVKGAGYLAIEGDSFGDWQAEAPHDADIIDYTGFSVAPGLVDTHIHGFAGVDVMDNHQEVFETMSKALLGAGVTSFLPTALTASFEILDDICRTAADFAGKESGARIQGLFFEGPYFTEKYKGAQNPSYMKNPSTAELDQWLKSSKGLLKKIALAPERDEVEDFIDYATRKNVIVALGHSDATYQQAAQAVEAGASVWVHAYNGMRGLNHREPGMVGAVYELPNTYAELICDGHHVHPSACDILMHQKDHEHVVLITDCMSAGGLEDGDYMLGEFPVIVEKGTARLKSNGALAGSILQLKDAVKNVVNWGIASKAQAISMASLTAAISVGIDDRCGQIKKGYKADFIVLDKDLDLRATYLGGQEAWKA from the coding sequence ATGACAAAATATATCAAAGCAGATGAATTTTACTATCCTTACCATGTTAAGGGTGCAGGTTACCTTGCTATCGAAGGTGACTCTTTTGGCGATTGGCAAGCAGAAGCACCGCATGATGCAGACATTATAGATTATACAGGTTTTAGTGTGGCACCTGGTTTAGTAGACACACATATCCATGGTTTTGCTGGTGTTGATGTCATGGACAATCATCAAGAGGTTTTTGAGACAATGAGTAAGGCTCTTTTGGGAGCTGGTGTCACAAGTTTTTTACCAACAGCTTTGACGGCATCATTTGAGATCTTAGATGATATTTGTCGTACGGCAGCTGATTTTGCTGGTAAAGAAAGCGGTGCGCGGATCCAAGGACTTTTCTTTGAAGGACCTTATTTTACAGAAAAATACAAAGGGGCTCAAAACCCGTCTTATATGAAAAATCCTTCAACAGCTGAACTTGATCAATGGCTTAAAAGTTCAAAAGGATTATTGAAAAAAATTGCTTTAGCACCTGAACGAGACGAAGTCGAAGACTTTATTGATTATGCGACTCGTAAAAATGTGATTGTAGCTCTTGGACATTCAGATGCTACTTACCAGCAAGCAGCGCAAGCAGTCGAAGCAGGGGCTTCTGTTTGGGTTCATGCTTATAATGGTATGCGTGGTCTTAATCATCGTGAGCCAGGTATGGTCGGTGCAGTTTATGAACTACCAAATACCTATGCTGAGTTGATTTGTGATGGGCATCATGTGCATCCATCAGCATGTGATATTTTGATGCATCAAAAAGACCACGAACATGTTGTCCTGATTACGGATTGCATGAGTGCTGGTGGTCTTGAAGATGGCGATTATATGCTTGGAGAATTTCCTGTTATCGTTGAAAAAGGAACAGCACGTTTGAAATCAAATGGCGCTCTAGCAGGTTCTATTCTTCAGTTGAAGGATGCTGTTAAAAATGTAGTCAATTGGGGAATCGCCTCAAAAGCGCAAGCCATTAGTATGGCAAGTCTCACAGCAGCAATTTCTGTTGGGATTGACGATAGATGCGGTCAAATCAAAAAAGGTTACAAAGCTGATTTTATCGTTCTAGACAAGGACCTTGACTTACGAGCAACATATCTAGGCGGACAAGAAGCCTGGAAAGCGTAA
- a CDS encoding Na/Pi cotransporter family protein, which yields MSVNWQEIAFGFFGGLGLFLFSIKYMGDGLQQAAGDRLRFYIDKYTSNPFLGILVGLAMSALIQSSSGVTVITVGLVSAGLLTLQQAIGIVMGANIGTTVTSFLIGFNLGDYALPMIFIGAALLFFTSNRRLNNIGRIIFGVGGIFFSLNIMGDAMGPLKTVPAFQDYLATLGDKPIMGVLIGTGLTMLIQSSAAIIGILQGLYAGHLLDLQGSIPILLGSNIGTCITAVLAAIGSNIAAKRVAGAHVLFNVVGTVLFMILLVPFTNLMQWMEVHFKLTPAMTVAFAHGTFNITNTILLFPFIGTLAFVVTKLIPGEDEAAKYKAVYLDKIILKQAPAIALGNAKKELIHLGAFATQAFEAAFLFVETCNEKYADKTQKFEDTINNVDEELTKYLIDLSSEQLNRHESEILSSILDSSRDLERIGDHSISLVHLMEHNISKDITFSPASVQEIDQLYHETHRMILDSLKVVIDNDLPLANELVDRHKDIAHLERRIRKNHIKRMNNGECTPLAGVNFIDLITPCTRITDHALNLVEKVLENQI from the coding sequence GTGTCAGTAAATTGGCAAGAAATTGCTTTTGGTTTTTTTGGAGGTCTAGGACTCTTTCTCTTCAGTATTAAATATATGGGAGACGGTCTACAACAGGCTGCAGGAGACAGACTTCGTTTTTATATCGACAAATATACGAGTAATCCTTTTTTAGGAATTCTTGTTGGTTTAGCCATGTCAGCCCTAATCCAATCAAGTTCAGGGGTAACAGTTATCACTGTTGGCCTTGTGTCAGCAGGACTTTTAACCTTGCAACAAGCGATTGGTATTGTCATGGGAGCCAATATCGGGACGACTGTAACGTCCTTTCTGATTGGTTTTAATTTAGGTGACTATGCACTCCCAATGATTTTTATTGGTGCTGCTTTGTTATTCTTCACGTCAAACCGACGTTTGAATAATATCGGACGTATCATCTTTGGTGTAGGAGGAATTTTCTTCTCGCTTAATATCATGGGTGATGCTATGGGACCATTAAAAACTGTTCCAGCCTTTCAGGATTATTTAGCAACCTTAGGTGACAAACCGATTATGGGTGTTTTGATTGGGACTGGCTTGACCATGCTTATCCAATCATCAGCTGCCATCATTGGTATTTTACAAGGGTTATACGCAGGTCATTTACTTGATCTTCAAGGCTCAATTCCTATTCTTTTAGGAAGTAATATCGGTACTTGTATCACAGCCGTGTTAGCAGCGATTGGTTCAAATATCGCAGCCAAACGTGTGGCTGGAGCTCACGTTCTCTTCAACGTTGTCGGAACAGTGCTCTTTATGATTCTTTTGGTACCATTTACTAACTTGATGCAATGGATGGAAGTTCACTTTAAATTGACACCAGCCATGACGGTTGCCTTTGCCCATGGAACATTTAACATTACAAATACCATCTTGCTCTTCCCATTCATTGGAACATTGGCATTTGTTGTGACAAAATTAATTCCTGGTGAAGATGAAGCTGCTAAATACAAAGCTGTTTACCTTGATAAGATTATTCTAAAACAAGCGCCAGCTATTGCCCTTGGTAATGCTAAAAAAGAATTGATTCACTTGGGTGCCTTTGCCACACAAGCCTTTGAAGCAGCATTCTTATTTGTTGAAACATGTAATGAAAAATACGCTGATAAGACACAAAAATTTGAAGATACTATCAATAATGTCGATGAAGAATTGACTAAATATTTGATTGATCTTTCAAGTGAACAATTGAATCGACACGAAAGTGAAATTTTATCAAGTATCTTAGATTCATCACGTGACTTGGAACGTATCGGTGACCACAGTATCAGTTTGGTTCACTTGATGGAGCACAATATTTCAAAAGATATTACTTTCTCACCAGCTTCCGTTCAAGAAATTGATCAACTTTACCATGAAACACATCGCATGATTTTGGATTCATTGAAAGTTGTTATCGATAACGACCTACCTTTGGCAAATGAGTTGGTAGATCGTCATAAAGATATCGCTCATTTGGAACGCCGCATCCGTAAGAACCATATCAAACGCATGAACAACGGTGAATGTACACCACTTGCAGGGGTTAACTTCATCGATCTGATTACGCCATGTACACGTATCACAGATCACGCTCTAAACTTGGTCGAAAAAGTACTTGAAAATCAAATTTAA
- a CDS encoding Cof-type HAD-IIB family hydrolase, translating to MIKLIAIDLDGTLLNSDKKIPEENVKAIQKAAQAGVKIVLCTGRPKSGILPFFEKLGLDDEEYIIMNNGCTIYNTKNWELVFYAQVTNEELDKLNEAVADYPDVCLTLTGEKHYYAVAEEVPELVQYDAGLVFDIAHAVTLDEMKATDEIIFQAMYMAKAPQLNPFQEAKETALAKDFSVVRSQEYIFEAMPKGYTKATALKALSEKLGFSPEQVMALGDAANDLEMLEFAYHSVAMGNATDEVKSICRYETTTNDNAGVAQAIYDYVLK from the coding sequence ATGATTAAATTAATTGCAATCGATTTAGATGGAACATTACTTAATTCAGATAAAAAAATTCCTGAAGAAAATGTCAAAGCAATCCAAAAAGCGGCACAAGCCGGGGTAAAAATTGTTCTTTGTACAGGACGTCCAAAATCAGGAATTCTTCCATTTTTTGAAAAATTGGGCTTGGACGATGAAGAATACATCATCATGAATAATGGTTGCACCATTTACAATACCAAAAATTGGGAACTTGTTTTTTATGCTCAAGTCACAAATGAAGAGCTAGATAAATTGAACGAAGCTGTTGCTGATTATCCAGATGTTTGCTTAACCTTGACAGGTGAAAAACATTATTACGCTGTAGCTGAAGAAGTTCCAGAACTTGTCCAATACGATGCTGGTCTTGTCTTTGATATCGCTCATGCAGTCACACTTGATGAGATGAAGGCGACAGACGAAATCATCTTCCAAGCTATGTACATGGCAAAAGCGCCACAATTAAATCCATTTCAAGAAGCAAAAGAAACAGCTTTGGCTAAAGATTTTAGTGTGGTTCGTAGCCAAGAATATATCTTTGAAGCTATGCCAAAAGGCTACACGAAAGCAACAGCTCTTAAAGCTTTGTCAGAAAAACTTGGCTTCTCACCAGAGCAAGTCATGGCACTTGGTGATGCTGCCAACGACCTTGAAATGCTTGAATTTGCTTATCATAGCGTTGCTATGGGAAATGCGACAGACGAAGTCAAATCTATTTGCCGCTACGAAACAACAACTAATGACAATGCCGGAGTAGCTCAGGCTATTTACGATTATGTTTTGAAATAA
- a CDS encoding heavy metal translocating P-type ATPase, with product MEKEEVFVIDGMTCAACALTVENAVNKIDHVDSAVVNLTTEKMTVRYNPDLVSEAEIEKAVVDAGYGACVFNPTTAKSQSERQSEATHNMWHKFLWSATFAIPLLYLSMGSMMGMWVPKVVSMSEHPLIFALVQLALTLPVMYFGRRFYVNGFRALLKVHPNMDSLVALATTAAFLYSLYSTYHIILGHVHHVHMLYFESVAVILTLITLGKYFETLSKGRTSDAIQKLLTLSAKEAMVIRDGVEQKIPIDQVQVGDLIMVKPGEKIPVDGYVVSGHSAIDESMLTGESIPVEKVADDKVFGASINGQGSLTIRAEKVGDETLLAQIIKLVEDAQQTKAPIAKIADKVAGVFVPAVMTIALITFLFWYFAKGESFVFALQVAIAILVIACPCALGLATPTAIMVGTGRGAENGILYKRGDVLENAHHIDTMVFDKTGTITQGKPQVVDVIAYHGDEKSLLVQVASVEKYSEHPLSQAIVEKASADKLTLEEVENFTSLTGRGLQADLAGKTVYVGNRRLMEELQVDLTASETAVLAATQKGQTPIYISANEQLIGVITVADLLKADSKDTVAKLQNQGIDVVLLTGDNSNTAQAIAKQAGIKTVISEVLPDQKSQAIKDLQRQGKMVAMVGDGINDAPALAVADIGIAVGSGTDIAIESADIILMKPEISDVLRALSISCLTIKVVKENLFWAFIYNILAIPVAMGVLYLFGGPLLNPMIAGLAMGFSSVSVVLNALRLKYMTLK from the coding sequence ATGGAAAAAGAAGAAGTCTTTGTCATTGACGGTATGACTTGTGCGGCTTGTGCTTTAACCGTCGAGAATGCTGTCAATAAAATAGATCATGTCGATTCAGCGGTTGTTAATCTGACAACAGAGAAGATGACTGTACGCTATAATCCTGACTTAGTCAGTGAAGCTGAGATTGAAAAAGCTGTTGTGGATGCTGGGTATGGCGCTTGTGTCTTTAACCCAACAACAGCTAAAAGCCAATCAGAACGCCAGAGCGAAGCCACTCATAATATGTGGCATAAGTTTTTGTGGTCTGCGACTTTTGCGATTCCCTTGCTTTATCTCTCGATGGGCAGTATGATGGGCATGTGGGTGCCAAAAGTTGTTAGCATGAGTGAGCATCCTTTGATTTTTGCGCTGGTTCAGCTTGCATTGACTTTACCAGTCATGTACTTTGGGCGCCGTTTTTATGTTAATGGTTTTCGTGCTTTGTTAAAAGTACATCCTAATATGGATTCCTTAGTAGCTTTGGCAACAACCGCAGCATTTCTTTATAGTCTTTACAGCACTTACCACATCATTCTTGGGCATGTTCATCACGTGCATATGCTGTACTTTGAATCAGTTGCGGTGATTTTGACCTTGATTACCTTGGGAAAATATTTTGAAACCTTGTCGAAAGGCCGAACATCCGATGCCATCCAAAAGCTCTTAACCTTGTCTGCTAAAGAAGCAATGGTTATCCGAGATGGTGTTGAGCAGAAAATCCCAATTGATCAGGTTCAAGTAGGTGACCTTATCATGGTCAAACCAGGTGAAAAAATTCCTGTTGATGGTTATGTGGTGTCAGGACATTCGGCTATTGATGAATCAATGCTGACGGGTGAAAGTATCCCAGTGGAAAAAGTAGCAGATGATAAGGTGTTTGGAGCTTCAATCAATGGACAAGGTTCCCTAACCATTCGTGCTGAAAAAGTCGGTGATGAAACTCTTTTAGCCCAAATCATTAAACTGGTTGAAGATGCCCAACAAACCAAAGCACCGATTGCTAAGATTGCTGATAAGGTTGCTGGTGTTTTTGTGCCAGCAGTTATGACTATCGCTTTGATTACTTTCTTATTCTGGTATTTTGCCAAGGGTGAAAGTTTTGTTTTTGCTCTCCAAGTCGCTATCGCTATTCTGGTGATTGCTTGTCCATGTGCTCTTGGACTTGCCACACCAACAGCCATCATGGTCGGAACTGGTCGAGGCGCTGAAAACGGGATTCTTTACAAACGTGGTGACGTCCTTGAAAATGCTCATCACATTGATACCATGGTCTTTGATAAGACAGGAACTATTACACAAGGAAAACCACAAGTGGTTGATGTTATCGCCTATCACGGTGATGAAAAGAGCCTGCTTGTTCAGGTCGCTTCCGTTGAAAAGTATTCAGAGCATCCACTTAGTCAGGCTATTGTAGAAAAAGCTAGCGCTGACAAACTAACTTTGGAAGAAGTTGAGAATTTCACTTCTTTGACAGGACGAGGTTTACAAGCTGATCTTGCAGGGAAGACCGTTTACGTCGGTAACCGCAGATTGATGGAAGAGTTACAAGTTGATTTGACCGCGAGTGAAACAGCTGTGCTGGCTGCGACACAAAAAGGTCAAACACCGATTTACATCTCGGCTAATGAGCAACTGATAGGAGTAATTACCGTAGCGGATTTGTTAAAAGCAGATAGTAAAGATACCGTCGCTAAATTACAAAATCAAGGCATTGATGTTGTTTTACTAACAGGAGATAACAGCAATACCGCGCAAGCTATTGCCAAACAAGCCGGCATTAAGACTGTGATTAGCGAAGTCTTGCCTGACCAAAAATCACAAGCTATTAAGGACTTGCAGCGTCAAGGAAAAATGGTTGCCATGGTCGGTGACGGGATTAATGATGCGCCAGCGTTAGCAGTAGCAGATATTGGGATTGCGGTAGGTTCAGGAACTGACATTGCCATTGAGTCAGCGGATATTATCCTAATGAAACCAGAAATTTCAGATGTCCTCAGAGCTTTAAGCATCAGTTGTTTGACGATTAAAGTGGTTAAGGAAAATCTCTTCTGGGCATTCATCTACAATATTCTAGCGATTCCAGTTGCGATGGGAGTTTTGTATCTCTTTGGTGGACCTTTGCTTAATCCCATGATTGCAGGACTTGCTATGGGCTTTAGTTCAGTGTCAGTGGTTCTAAATGCCCTTCGCTTAAAATACATGACATTAAAATAA
- a CDS encoding DegV family protein: MTWKIVTDSGCDLRHIEGLAEHTEFQNVPLTIQIGSEIFVDDEGLDVANMMTTMYASPVSSKSSCPSPDAFLQAYQGAENVIAITITGNLSGSHNSAQVAKHMLLEEHPNVNVHVIDSLSAGGEIDLIVEELNRLIAKGLSFDEVVEAITAYQEKTKLLFVLARVDNLVKNGRLSKLVGKVVGLFNIRMVGKASDEGKLELLHKVRGQKKAVQATVEEMFKEGYQGGKVMIAHANNEKTCQQLSDKIKEKYPQADVRFIPASGLCSFYGEDGGILLGYETV; this comes from the coding sequence ATGACTTGGAAAATTGTGACTGATTCAGGTTGTGACCTTCGACATATTGAAGGGCTTGCAGAACACACAGAATTTCAAAATGTCCCACTAACAATTCAAATTGGTTCAGAAATTTTTGTGGATGATGAAGGATTAGACGTTGCTAATATGATGACAACCATGTACGCAAGTCCTGTTTCATCAAAATCAAGTTGCCCTAGCCCAGATGCCTTCTTACAAGCTTACCAAGGTGCTGAAAATGTTATTGCTATCACGATTACAGGTAATCTTTCAGGAAGTCACAATAGTGCGCAGGTTGCAAAACACATGCTTTTGGAGGAACATCCAAATGTCAATGTTCACGTTATTGACTCTTTGTCTGCAGGTGGTGAGATTGATTTAATCGTCGAAGAATTAAATCGTCTGATTGCTAAAGGCTTAAGCTTTGATGAAGTGGTCGAAGCTATCACGGCTTATCAAGAAAAGACAAAATTGCTATTTGTTTTGGCACGTGTGGATAACCTTGTCAAAAATGGACGTTTGAGCAAGCTAGTCGGGAAAGTTGTTGGCCTTTTTAATATCCGCATGGTTGGTAAAGCTAGTGACGAAGGAAAATTGGAACTCCTTCACAAAGTGCGTGGTCAAAAGAAAGCTGTTCAAGCAACCGTTGAGGAAATGTTCAAAGAAGGTTACCAAGGTGGCAAGGTTATGATTGCTCACGCAAATAACGAAAAAACTTGTCAACAATTGAGTGACAAAATCAAAGAAAAATACCCACAAGCTGATGTTCGCTTTATCCCAGCATCAGGTCTTTGCAGCTTTTACGGTGAAGATGGTGGTATTTTATTAGGATATGAAACAGTGTAA
- a CDS encoding heavy-metal-associated domain-containing protein has translation MEKTYEVTGMKCQGCVTKVTEKLSAVSGVKAVNVDLEKKQATITGRPFKFFLKRALKGTKFSLGKEIK, from the coding sequence ATGGAAAAAACATATGAAGTAACAGGCATGAAATGCCAAGGTTGTGTCACAAAAGTGACTGAAAAATTATCAGCTGTTTCTGGCGTGAAAGCAGTTAATGTTGATTTAGAGAAAAAACAAGCGACTATCACAGGACGTCCATTTAAGTTCTTTTTAAAACGTGCGCTTAAAGGAACAAAATTTAGCCTCGGAAAAGAAATTAAGTAA